A genomic window from Micromonospora ferruginea includes:
- a CDS encoding sensor domain-containing diguanylate cyclase: MDHERVLRDVTVRLPTASTVPEACQWTVAALARHTPATATVLLRVHDRLRCVAATGAWQVFSHVPATADGAAPARLRPEPSVVRRVYASGESAAVPDVSADPDYLPVRPDVTAELCVPVRDPAGRPIGVLDLQWSEPVTLAPWRETAERLADRLGARIAALGGPPAESRSEKLLRHAAAFTAAPTDWDLMTAAITAARDVSALSAAVLVLTGRRGPRLGAPTDTPGDLEARIRAELTDAGPAALDRMIDRAHRYGSAYTLGEAGHPPTEEYLPLTRAGARTLVAVPVGAPTAGGVLLVADERSLRPDPTTVNLIELLAGQAWTCLDRLRTLARLREQASSDPLTGLRHTGPFGQRIASATPGRTALLAIDVDGFKDVNDTYGHQAGDRLLVGLARALEGALRQGDELYRTGGDEFVAVIEVSHPQEAVGIAERLTEAARRTGRTISVGIALPRPGETPDRTLHRADQALYAVKRQGRDGVHLSAA, from the coding sequence GTGGATCACGAGCGAGTCCTCCGCGACGTCACGGTGCGCCTTCCCACGGCGTCGACCGTGCCGGAGGCGTGCCAGTGGACCGTCGCCGCGCTCGCCCGGCACACCCCGGCGACCGCCACCGTCCTGCTCCGCGTCCACGACCGCCTGAGGTGCGTCGCGGCGACCGGCGCCTGGCAGGTCTTCTCGCACGTGCCGGCCACCGCCGACGGCGCCGCGCCGGCCCGGCTCCGGCCCGAGCCGTCGGTGGTGCGGCGGGTCTACGCCTCCGGCGAGAGCGCCGCCGTGCCCGACGTCAGCGCCGACCCCGACTACCTGCCGGTCCGGCCGGACGTCACCGCGGAACTCTGCGTGCCGGTCCGCGACCCGGCCGGCCGCCCGATCGGCGTGCTCGACCTGCAGTGGAGCGAACCGGTGACGCTGGCGCCCTGGCGGGAGACCGCCGAGCGGCTGGCCGACCGGCTCGGCGCCCGGATCGCCGCGCTCGGCGGGCCGCCGGCGGAGAGCCGCAGCGAGAAGCTGCTCCGGCACGCCGCCGCGTTCACCGCCGCGCCGACCGACTGGGACCTGATGACCGCCGCCATCACCGCGGCCCGGGACGTGTCCGCGCTCTCCGCCGCCGTGCTGGTCCTCACCGGCCGGCGCGGTCCCCGCCTGGGCGCGCCCACCGACACCCCGGGTGACCTGGAGGCCCGAATCCGGGCCGAGCTGACCGACGCCGGCCCGGCCGCGCTCGACCGCATGATCGACCGGGCCCACCGGTACGGCTCGGCGTACACGCTGGGCGAGGCGGGGCACCCGCCGACCGAGGAATACCTGCCGCTGACCCGTGCCGGCGCGCGCACGCTGGTGGCGGTGCCGGTCGGCGCGCCGACCGCCGGTGGCGTGCTGCTGGTCGCCGACGAGCGGTCACTACGCCCCGACCCGACCACGGTCAACCTGATCGAGTTGCTGGCCGGGCAGGCGTGGACCTGCCTCGACCGGCTGCGCACCCTGGCGCGCCTGCGCGAGCAGGCCAGCTCGGACCCGCTCACCGGGCTGCGGCACACCGGGCCGTTCGGGCAGCGGATCGCCAGCGCCACACCGGGGCGTACCGCCCTGCTGGCGATCGACGTGGACGGCTTCAAGGACGTCAACGACACGTACGGCCACCAGGCCGGCGACCGGCTGCTGGTGGGATTGGCCCGGGCGTTGGAGGGCGCGCTGCGTCAGGGCGACGAGTTGTACCGGACCGGCGGCGACGAGTTCGTGGCGGTGATCGAGGTGAGCCATCCGCAGGAGGCGGTCGGGATCGCCGAGCGGCTCACCGAGGCGGCCCGCCGCACCGGCCGGACGATCAGCGTCGGCATCGCGCTCCCCCGCCCCGGCGAGACCCCCGACCGCACCCTGCACCGAGCCGACCAGGCCCTCTACGCGGTCAAGCGCCAGG
- a CDS encoding metallophosphoesterase, producing the protein MGTVEIPGHEETPMLIAQLSDPHVTTGPLAAEPASGLHRALGTVLALRPRPECVVVTGDLTAHGRPDEYLALREIVGRFPLPIHLATGNHDDRESLLDTFGGTPHLAGGFSAHYHVDHPDATLVVLDSLAPAAPAGGSATSSSTGSTGCSPAGRRRPPSCACTIRRSRWACRPPTPSGSPMPTRSPP; encoded by the coding sequence GTGGGTACGGTGGAGATCCCGGGCCACGAGGAGACGCCGATGCTCATCGCCCAACTCAGCGACCCGCACGTGACCACCGGTCCGCTCGCCGCCGAGCCGGCGTCCGGGCTGCACCGGGCGTTGGGCACGGTGCTCGCCCTGCGGCCCCGGCCGGAGTGCGTGGTGGTCACCGGCGACCTGACCGCCCACGGCCGGCCGGACGAATACCTGGCCCTCCGCGAGATCGTCGGCCGGTTCCCGCTGCCGATCCACCTGGCCACCGGCAACCACGACGACCGGGAGTCGCTGCTCGACACGTTCGGTGGCACCCCCCACCTGGCCGGCGGCTTCTCCGCGCACTACCACGTCGACCATCCGGACGCGACGCTCGTGGTGCTCGACTCGCTGGCCCCGGCGGCTCCGGCGGGCGGCTCGGCGACGAGCAGCTCGACTGGCTCGACGGGGTGCTCGCCGGCCGGCCGGAGGCGCCCGCCGTCGTGTGCCTGCACCATCCGCCGGTCGCGGTGGGCGTGCCGGCCGCCGACGCCGTCCGGCTCGCCGATGCCGACGCGCTCGCCGCCGTGA
- a CDS encoding histone deacetylase, whose protein sequence is MPLLWYVAYGSNLHAARLDWYLRGGRPPGGLRTYPGCRDCRPPRRTVPALIPGGVYFAGESRAWTGGMAFYDPELPGRAAVRAYLVTVEQFADIAAQEMYRPPGADLAGIRAAVDTGRATLGPGRYETLLRVGERDGLPMLTFTAPHRAVRVPWTRPAAVYLGMLARGLREAHGWDVARTVDYLAGRPGVAGRWTRRALRTLVGAAAPPPPSGAPVEFGQSAPAAGPVDMNGRSVDSGCPPGVFPDKKVARARFSA, encoded by the coding sequence GTGCCGCTCCTCTGGTACGTCGCCTACGGATCCAACCTGCACGCGGCGCGACTCGACTGGTACCTGCGCGGCGGGCGGCCACCCGGCGGGCTGCGCACGTACCCCGGTTGTCGGGACTGCCGTCCGCCGCGGCGGACGGTCCCGGCGCTGATCCCCGGCGGGGTCTACTTCGCCGGCGAGTCCCGGGCCTGGACCGGCGGCATGGCGTTCTACGACCCGGAGCTGCCCGGCCGGGCGGCGGTCCGCGCATACCTGGTGACGGTCGAGCAGTTCGCCGACATCGCGGCCCAGGAGATGTACCGGCCGCCCGGCGCCGACCTGGCGGGGATCCGCGCGGCGGTCGACACCGGCCGGGCCACGCTCGGTCCGGGCCGCTACGAGACGCTGCTGCGGGTCGGCGAGCGGGACGGCCTGCCGATGCTCACCTTCACCGCGCCGCACCGGGCGGTGCGGGTGCCGTGGACCCGTCCGGCCGCGGTCTACCTCGGCATGCTGGCCCGGGGGCTGCGGGAGGCGCACGGCTGGGACGTGGCGCGGACCGTCGACTACCTGGCGGGTCGGCCGGGGGTGGCCGGGCGGTGGACCCGGCGCGCGCTGCGCACGCTCGTCGGCGCCGCGGCTCCACCCCCGCCCTCCGGCGCTCCGGTCGAGTTCGGACAGTCCGCTCCGGCCGCCGGTCCGGTGGACATGAACGGCCGTTCGGTCGACAGCGGATGCCCGCCGGGAGTTTTTCCGGACAAGAAGGTTGCCAGAGCAAGGTTTTCCGCGTGA
- a CDS encoding bifunctional metallophosphatase/5'-nucleotidase gives MSVSGMRRRATVGLAALAATAFTAVAVTPDQAEAHSKPVDVQLLAINDFHGNLEPPSGSSGTIDGKTAGGAEYLASHLKAMRAAAQAQGKGTVTVAAGDLIGASPLLSAAFHDEPTIEEMNLAGLEFASVGNHEFDEGAKELLRMQRGGCHPVDGCADGTPFEGAKFKYLSANAFKTSTGLPLMQPFGIKIVKGVPIGFIGMTLEGTPNIVSQQGVAGLRFTDEADTANKYAKILRLLGVKSIVVLLHEGGVQNGGGINDCTGFSGPIVDIANRMDPSIDVIVSGHTHAAYNCNINGKLVTSASSFGRLVTDINLKIDPRTRDVVSASANNVVVTRDVAKDPASTELINRYKTALGPVADRVVGETTEAITKTQENLYQTGVDANGKPTYQTGESPLGNLIADAQLAATDNEQNAVAAFMNPGGVRADVDAGPVTYAEAFTVQPFANNLVTLDLTGAQLYCMLEQQFTVARVLYASSTVNYVVDVNGTTAPAGTPCAGTRVVRGSLTINGTPVTDTATYRVTVNNFLAGGGDGFSVLTGGTNAVTGQIDLDAFTAYLTEKSPVSAPALDRIRTTAEVPAA, from the coding sequence ATGTCCGTCTCCGGGATGCGCCGCCGGGCCACCGTAGGCCTGGCCGCACTCGCCGCGACCGCGTTCACCGCGGTCGCCGTCACCCCCGACCAGGCCGAGGCCCACTCGAAGCCGGTCGACGTCCAACTGCTCGCGATCAACGACTTCCACGGCAACCTGGAGCCGCCGAGCGGGTCCAGCGGCACCATCGACGGCAAGACCGCCGGTGGCGCGGAATACCTGGCCAGCCACCTGAAGGCCATGCGCGCCGCGGCCCAGGCGCAGGGCAAGGGCACCGTCACCGTCGCCGCCGGCGACCTGATCGGCGCCTCGCCGCTGCTCTCCGCCGCGTTCCACGACGAGCCCACCATCGAGGAGATGAACCTCGCCGGGCTGGAGTTCGCCAGCGTCGGCAACCACGAGTTCGACGAGGGCGCCAAGGAGCTGCTGCGCATGCAGCGCGGTGGCTGCCACCCGGTGGACGGCTGCGCCGACGGCACCCCGTTCGAGGGCGCCAAGTTCAAGTACCTCTCCGCGAACGCGTTCAAGACCTCCACCGGCCTGCCGCTGATGCAGCCGTTCGGCATCAAGATCGTCAAGGGTGTGCCGATCGGGTTCATCGGGATGACCCTGGAGGGCACCCCGAACATCGTCAGCCAGCAGGGCGTCGCCGGCCTGCGCTTCACCGACGAGGCCGACACCGCAAACAAGTACGCCAAGATCCTGCGGCTGCTCGGCGTCAAGAGCATCGTCGTGCTGCTGCACGAGGGCGGCGTGCAGAACGGCGGCGGCATCAACGACTGCACCGGCTTCAGCGGCCCGATCGTCGACATCGCCAACCGGATGGACCCGTCCATCGACGTGATCGTCAGCGGGCACACGCACGCCGCGTACAACTGCAACATCAACGGCAAGCTGGTCACCAGCGCCAGCTCGTTCGGCCGCCTGGTCACCGACATCAACCTGAAGATCGACCCGCGTACCCGGGACGTCGTCAGCGCGTCGGCGAACAACGTGGTGGTCACCCGGGACGTCGCCAAGGACCCGGCCTCGACCGAGCTGATCAACCGCTACAAGACCGCGCTCGGCCCGGTGGCCGACCGGGTGGTCGGCGAGACCACCGAGGCGATCACCAAGACCCAGGAGAACCTCTACCAGACCGGGGTCGACGCCAACGGCAAGCCGACCTACCAGACCGGTGAGTCGCCGCTGGGCAACCTGATCGCCGACGCGCAGCTCGCCGCGACCGACAACGAGCAGAACGCGGTCGCCGCGTTCATGAACCCCGGCGGCGTACGCGCCGACGTCGACGCCGGCCCGGTCACCTACGCCGAGGCGTTCACCGTGCAGCCGTTCGCCAACAACCTGGTCACGCTGGACCTGACCGGCGCGCAGCTCTACTGCATGCTGGAGCAGCAGTTCACCGTGGCCCGGGTGCTCTACGCGTCCTCGACGGTCAACTACGTGGTCGACGTCAACGGCACCACCGCGCCGGCCGGCACGCCGTGCGCCGGCACCCGGGTGGTCCGGGGCAGCCTCACCATCAACGGGACCCCGGTCACCGACACCGCGACCTACCGGGTGACGGTGAACAACTTCCTCGCCGGCGGCGGCGACGGCTTCAGCGTCCTGACCGGCGGCACCAACGCGGTGACCGGCCAGATCGACCTGGACGCCTTCACCGCGTACCTGACCGAGAAGTCGCCGGTGTCCGCGCCGGCGCTGGACCGGATCCGCACCACCGCGGAGGTCCCCGCGGCCTGA
- a CDS encoding MFS transporter, giving the protein MLRRALPARPEARRILAGTLFSAVGRGLTLPFLFIYLTDVRGLTDARAGLVIGWFGAVTLALSPLGGTLIDRYGARRVVLPCLVVEAVGTGSLALVDSTASAFGVMTLIAVGSSAIWAGQNTILASLTGADERQRVFGLNFALLNLGIGAGGLISGAVVDVARPVTFQAIYLLDAVSFLIPALILLTLPYVGRRPATGTSDAGAAPAGGGYLTVLRDRPFRRLVIFGLVLTTCGYAQIEVGFAAYSVRVVEVTPRVVAWALAANTVMIVLSQLLVLRRLEGRSRTGALAAVGGVFAAAWLVLGAAGLVGGGNALLAALGVVACSAIFGFGETMLSPVMPALTNALATDELRGRYNAMSSMIFGISGVVGPVTAGPLIGAADGRVWVAVVVGGCLVASLLALSLRPLLTPTQDGRPKPAPTPDPEPAPAA; this is encoded by the coding sequence ATGCTGCGCCGCGCCCTACCCGCCCGTCCCGAGGCCCGCCGGATCCTCGCCGGCACCCTGTTCTCCGCCGTCGGGCGCGGTCTCACGCTGCCGTTCCTGTTCATCTACCTCACCGACGTGCGTGGTCTCACCGACGCCCGCGCCGGCCTGGTGATCGGCTGGTTCGGCGCGGTGACGCTGGCGCTGTCCCCGCTGGGCGGCACGCTGATCGACCGGTACGGCGCGCGGCGGGTGGTGCTGCCCTGCCTGGTCGTCGAGGCGGTGGGCACCGGCTCGCTGGCCCTGGTCGACTCGACCGCCTCGGCGTTCGGCGTGATGACGCTGATCGCCGTGGGCAGCTCGGCGATCTGGGCCGGGCAGAACACCATCCTCGCCTCGCTCACCGGCGCCGACGAGCGGCAGCGGGTCTTCGGGCTCAACTTCGCGCTGCTCAACCTGGGCATCGGCGCGGGCGGCCTGATCTCCGGCGCGGTGGTCGACGTGGCGCGCCCGGTCACCTTCCAGGCGATCTACCTGCTGGACGCGGTGAGCTTCCTGATTCCGGCGCTGATCCTGCTGACGCTGCCGTACGTGGGACGCCGTCCGGCCACGGGGACGAGCGACGCCGGTGCCGCGCCGGCGGGCGGTGGCTACCTGACGGTGCTGCGGGACCGGCCGTTCCGCCGGCTCGTCATCTTCGGTCTGGTGCTCACCACCTGCGGCTACGCGCAGATCGAGGTGGGCTTCGCGGCGTACTCGGTGCGGGTGGTGGAGGTGACGCCGCGGGTGGTGGCCTGGGCGCTCGCCGCGAACACCGTGATGATCGTGCTCTCCCAGCTCCTGGTGCTCCGCCGGTTGGAGGGGCGCAGCCGCACCGGCGCGCTGGCGGCGGTGGGCGGGGTCTTCGCGGCCGCCTGGTTGGTGCTCGGCGCGGCCGGCCTGGTCGGCGGCGGCAACGCGCTGCTCGCGGCGCTCGGTGTGGTGGCCTGCTCGGCGATCTTCGGGTTCGGCGAGACGATGCTGTCGCCGGTCATGCCCGCCCTGACCAACGCGCTGGCCACGGACGAGCTGCGCGGCCGCTACAACGCCATGAGCTCGATGATCTTCGGGATCAGCGGGGTGGTCGGCCCGGTCACCGCCGGACCGCTGATCGGCGCGGCCGACGGGCGGGTGTGGGTGGCGGTCGTGGTGGGCGGCTGCCTGGTCGCGTCGCTCCTCGCGCTGTCCCTGCGCCCCCTGCTCACCCCCACCCAGGACGGCCGTCCGAAGCCCGCCCCGACGCCGGACCCCGAGCCCGCCCCGGCAGCCTGA
- a CDS encoding calcium:proton antiporter has product MIRSRLTDWTTVVPLLAVLLLVFTWGRELPGPLIFVVAALLAVAVLAAVHHAEVVAHKVGEPYGSLVLAVAVTVIEVGLIVTLMISGGDKTQALARDTVFAAVMITCNGILGLSLLLGALRRQVAVFNPEGTGGALATVATLATLSMVVPTFTTSRPGPEFSPAQLAFAAVASLALYLLFVMVQTGRHRDYFLPVTQEGSIMAEDRDGDGHAEPPSTRTALASLALLVVALVAVVGDAKTISPAIESAVQAANLPQAFVGVVIALLVLAPETLAAARAARRDRVQISLNLALGSAMASIGLTIPAIAIASIWLDGPLLLGLGGTQMTLLALTAVTAVLTVVPGRATVLQGGVHLVLLAAFVFLAASP; this is encoded by the coding sequence ATGATCCGATCCCGCCTGACCGATTGGACCACCGTCGTCCCCCTGCTCGCCGTGCTCCTGCTCGTCTTCACCTGGGGCCGCGAGCTGCCCGGCCCGCTGATCTTCGTGGTGGCCGCCCTGCTCGCGGTCGCGGTGCTGGCCGCCGTCCACCACGCCGAGGTGGTCGCGCACAAGGTGGGTGAGCCGTACGGCTCACTGGTGCTCGCGGTCGCGGTCACCGTGATCGAGGTCGGTCTGATCGTCACGCTGATGATCAGCGGCGGAGACAAGACGCAGGCGCTGGCCCGGGACACCGTCTTCGCCGCCGTGATGATCACGTGCAACGGCATCCTCGGCCTGTCCCTGCTGCTCGGCGCGCTGCGCCGGCAGGTGGCGGTGTTCAACCCGGAGGGCACCGGCGGGGCGCTGGCCACCGTGGCCACCCTCGCCACGCTGAGCATGGTGGTGCCGACGTTCACCACCAGCCGGCCCGGTCCGGAGTTCTCCCCCGCCCAGCTCGCCTTCGCGGCGGTCGCCTCGCTCGCCCTCTACCTGCTGTTCGTGATGGTGCAGACCGGCCGGCACCGGGACTACTTCCTCCCGGTGACCCAGGAGGGCAGCATCATGGCCGAGGACCGCGACGGCGACGGGCACGCCGAGCCGCCGTCCACGCGTACCGCCCTGGCCAGCCTGGCGTTGCTGGTGGTGGCGCTGGTGGCGGTCGTCGGTGACGCGAAGACCATCTCCCCGGCGATCGAGAGCGCCGTCCAGGCGGCGAACCTGCCGCAGGCGTTCGTCGGGGTGGTCATCGCGCTGCTGGTGCTGGCGCCGGAGACGCTTGCCGCCGCGCGGGCGGCCCGGCGGGACCGGGTGCAGATCAGCCTGAACCTCGCGCTCGGCTCGGCGATGGCCAGCATCGGGCTGACCATCCCGGCCATCGCCATCGCCTCGATCTGGCTGGACGGCCCGCTGCTGCTGGGGCTGGGCGGCACCCAGATGACGCTGCTCGCGCTGACCGCGGTGACCGCCGTGCTGACCGTGGTGCCCGGGCGGGCCACCGTGCTCCAGGGCGGCGTGCACCTGGTGCTGCTCGCCGCGTTCGTGTTCCTGGCCGCCAGCCCGTGA
- a CDS encoding metallophosphoesterase, which yields MRKRTLFRLTAGTVAAGAATLAYASLVERNLFTLRRYDVPVLPTDAEPLRVLHLSDLHMMPNQRRKQDWVASLAALDPDLVVVTGDNMADPEAVPGVLRALQPLLDLPGAFVFGSNDYTGPVLKNPFTYFLPDREYTEGVPLPYEELRGILTGAGWVDLNNARTTVKAGGREIELAGVDDPHVERDDYDAVAGPVGDAALSIALAHSPEPAVLDRMAADGFGLMLAGHTHGGQVCVPGYGALVTNCGLPRSMARGLHRWPGSDSWLHVSAGLGTHPTAPVRFACRPEASILTLISR from the coding sequence ATGCGAAAGCGCACACTATTCCGGCTCACGGCGGGGACCGTCGCCGCCGGCGCGGCGACCCTGGCCTACGCGTCGCTCGTCGAGCGCAACCTGTTCACCCTCCGCCGCTACGACGTGCCGGTGCTCCCGACCGACGCCGAGCCGCTGCGGGTGCTCCACCTGTCGGACCTGCACATGATGCCCAACCAGCGGCGCAAGCAGGACTGGGTGGCGTCGCTGGCCGCGCTCGACCCGGACCTGGTGGTGGTCACCGGCGACAACATGGCCGACCCGGAGGCGGTGCCCGGCGTGCTGCGGGCCCTGCAGCCGCTGCTCGACCTGCCCGGCGCGTTCGTGTTCGGCTCCAACGACTACACCGGGCCGGTGTTGAAGAACCCGTTCACCTACTTCCTGCCCGACCGGGAGTACACCGAGGGTGTGCCGCTGCCGTACGAGGAACTGCGCGGCATCCTCACCGGCGCGGGCTGGGTGGACCTGAACAACGCCCGCACCACGGTCAAGGCCGGCGGTCGGGAGATCGAGCTGGCCGGTGTGGACGATCCACACGTCGAACGCGACGACTACGACGCGGTGGCCGGACCGGTGGGCGACGCCGCCCTGTCGATCGCGCTGGCGCACTCCCCCGAGCCGGCCGTGCTGGACCGGATGGCCGCCGACGGCTTCGGGCTGATGCTGGCCGGGCACACCCACGGCGGGCAGGTCTGCGTGCCCGGCTACGGCGCGCTGGTGACGAACTGCGGGCTGCCCCGGTCGATGGCGCGGGGCCTGCACCGCTGGCCGGGCTCGGACTCGTGGCTGCACGTCTCCGCCGGCCTGGGCACCCACCCGACCGCGCCGGTCCGCTTTGCCTGCCGGCCCGAGGCGAGCATCCTGACCCTGATCTCCCGCTGA
- a CDS encoding GatB/YqeY domain-containing protein, giving the protein MSTLKDRLTTDMRAALKARDELTTSTLRMALAAVGNAEVAGREKRELSDDEVLAVLTKEAKKRREAATAFADAGRAEQAGKETAEGEVLERYLPKQLPDDELAELVSEALAAGGFTGKAQMGPAMKAAQAAVAGRAEGGRVAAEVRRQLGL; this is encoded by the coding sequence ATGAGCACGCTGAAGGACCGTCTCACCACCGACATGCGCGCCGCACTCAAGGCGCGCGACGAGCTGACCACGTCCACGCTGCGGATGGCCCTCGCGGCCGTCGGCAACGCGGAGGTGGCCGGCCGCGAGAAGCGCGAGCTCAGCGACGACGAGGTGCTCGCGGTGCTGACCAAGGAGGCGAAGAAGCGGCGCGAGGCGGCCACCGCCTTCGCCGACGCCGGGCGCGCCGAGCAGGCCGGCAAGGAGACCGCCGAGGGTGAGGTGCTGGAGCGCTACCTGCCGAAGCAGCTTCCCGACGACGAGCTGGCCGAGCTGGTCTCGGAGGCGCTCGCCGCGGGCGGCTTCACCGGCAAGGCGCAGATGGGCCCGGCCATGAAGGCGGCCCAGGCCGCGGTGGCGGGCCGGGCCGAGGGTGGCCGGGTGGCCGCCGAGGTACGCCGCCAGCTCGGCCTCTGA
- a CDS encoding penicillin-binding protein → MRKRDHNVFTNAASLLICGLLAGVVVAAAAFPAVAMSGLAAKAGAETFGALPKELTVARAPQITYLLASDGKTPLATMYDENRKDVKLKDISPYMQKAIVAAEDHDFYKHNGVDLNGVARAFVNNQSAGSSRQGASTLTMQYVRLAISYSATHPADVVAATEDTSTRKLREMSLALQVDKELSKDEILERYLNIAAFGNGAYGIFAASKVYFNKLPSKLDIQESAMLAGLVKAPTSFDPTTKAGYPEAVGRRDYVIQNMVQIGAVTQAEADAAKKIKLKVADKRTPNGCTQANTNSWGFFCDYFYRWWLQQETFGGTSYDRERRLKSGGYSIVTSLDVQAQKAADKAVRNHLSESSKAARMVAVIEPGTGRVRAVAVNRKFKIDDPKNPQNKLSSDPKKAKKKIRGNYPNTVNPLVTGGPGIAGYQAGSTFKIFTLVAALEKGYPLSYSINAQPVFKSDYPVEFNSPAACPGTSKYCPKNASAAMAGPHNMWSGFGFSVNTFFIDLQQRVGAENAVKAAQKLGISFRSSSDAQLAANPHQWGAFSLGVSQTTPLELANAYATLAADGKYCDPIPVQEIRGPDGDKLDIANPHCEQRVSTEVARAAVDAARCPVGDRSATSKCGTATAGNVRGIVKAPVAGKSGTTDGDKTSALVAMTKQYAVAGIMADPDWAQTTQKMLHNETPQGINPAVFETLRDAMKGKERKNFTPPDGKIVMGDQRSIPGVKCQPVDAAKSRISGAGFEPVVSSNKVPSECPAGTAAGTSPDGRTIKGGVVLIEVSSGQGAPKPGDSTGPGGPAVPPNPGNGRPPGRR, encoded by the coding sequence ATGCGGAAACGTGACCACAACGTGTTTACCAACGCCGCATCGCTGCTGATCTGTGGCCTGCTGGCCGGCGTGGTGGTAGCCGCGGCGGCCTTCCCCGCGGTGGCGATGTCCGGCCTTGCCGCCAAGGCGGGCGCCGAGACATTCGGCGCGCTGCCCAAGGAGCTGACGGTGGCCCGGGCCCCGCAGATCACCTACCTGCTCGCCTCTGACGGCAAGACGCCGCTGGCCACGATGTACGACGAGAACCGCAAGGACGTCAAGCTCAAGGACATCTCGCCGTACATGCAGAAGGCCATCGTGGCGGCCGAGGACCACGACTTCTACAAGCACAACGGCGTGGACCTCAACGGCGTGGCCCGGGCGTTCGTCAACAACCAGTCCGCCGGCTCGTCGCGCCAGGGCGCGTCCACGCTCACCATGCAGTACGTCCGGCTGGCCATCTCCTACTCGGCCACCCACCCGGCCGACGTGGTCGCCGCGACCGAGGACACCAGCACCCGCAAGCTGCGCGAGATGAGCCTGGCCCTCCAGGTCGACAAGGAGCTCTCCAAGGACGAGATCCTGGAGCGCTACCTGAACATCGCCGCGTTCGGCAACGGCGCGTACGGCATCTTCGCCGCCAGCAAGGTCTACTTCAACAAGCTGCCGAGCAAGCTCGACATCCAGGAGTCGGCGATGCTCGCCGGCCTGGTCAAGGCGCCGACCTCGTTCGACCCGACCACCAAGGCCGGTTACCCGGAGGCGGTCGGCCGGCGTGACTACGTCATCCAGAACATGGTGCAGATCGGCGCGGTCACCCAGGCCGAGGCGGACGCCGCCAAGAAGATCAAGCTCAAGGTCGCGGACAAGCGCACGCCGAACGGCTGCACCCAGGCCAACACCAACTCCTGGGGCTTCTTCTGCGACTACTTCTACCGCTGGTGGCTCCAGCAGGAGACGTTCGGCGGCACCTCGTACGACCGCGAGCGGCGGCTGAAGAGCGGCGGCTACTCCATCGTCACCAGCCTGGACGTGCAGGCGCAGAAGGCCGCCGACAAGGCCGTCCGCAACCACCTGAGCGAGAGCAGCAAGGCGGCCCGGATGGTGGCCGTGATCGAGCCCGGGACCGGTCGGGTCCGGGCCGTGGCGGTGAACCGGAAGTTCAAGATCGACGACCCGAAGAACCCGCAGAACAAGCTCTCCAGCGATCCGAAGAAGGCCAAGAAGAAGATCCGGGGCAACTACCCGAACACGGTCAACCCGTTGGTGACCGGCGGCCCGGGCATCGCCGGCTACCAGGCCGGCTCGACCTTCAAGATCTTCACGCTGGTGGCCGCGCTGGAGAAGGGCTACCCGCTCAGCTACAGCATCAACGCCCAGCCGGTGTTCAAGTCCGACTACCCGGTCGAGTTCAACTCCCCGGCCGCCTGCCCGGGCACCAGCAAGTACTGCCCCAAGAACGCCAGCGCCGCGATGGCCGGCCCGCACAACATGTGGAGCGGTTTCGGCTTCTCGGTGAACACGTTCTTCATCGACCTCCAGCAGCGGGTCGGCGCGGAGAACGCGGTCAAGGCGGCGCAGAAGCTCGGCATCAGCTTCCGCTCGTCGAGCGACGCGCAGCTCGCCGCCAACCCGCACCAGTGGGGCGCGTTCAGCCTCGGCGTCTCGCAGACCACCCCGCTGGAACTGGCCAACGCGTACGCCACGCTGGCCGCCGACGGGAAATACTGCGACCCGATCCCGGTGCAGGAGATCCGCGGGCCGGACGGTGACAAGCTCGACATCGCCAACCCGCACTGCGAGCAGCGGGTCAGCACCGAGGTGGCCCGGGCCGCCGTGGACGCGGCCCGCTGCCCGGTCGGCGACCGCTCCGCGACCTCGAAGTGCGGCACCGCCACCGCCGGCAACGTCCGCGGCATCGTCAAGGCGCCGGTGGCCGGCAAGTCCGGCACCACCGACGGCGACAAGACGTCCGCGCTGGTCGCGATGACCAAGCAGTACGCGGTGGCCGGCATCATGGCCGACCCGGACTGGGCGCAGACCACCCAGAAGATGCTCCACAACGAGACGCCCCAGGGCATCAACCCGGCGGTCTTCGAGACGCTGCGCGACGCCATGAAGGGCAAGGAACGGAAGAACTTCACCCCGCCGGACGGCAAGATCGTCATGGGTGACCAGCGCTCGATCCCCGGCGTGAAGTGCCAGCCGGTGGACGCCGCCAAGTCGCGGATCAGCGGCGCCGGCTTCGAGCCGGTGGTGTCCAGCAACAAGGTGCCGTCCGAGTGCCCGGCGGGCACCGCGGCCGGCACCAGCCCGGACGGGCGCACCATCAAGGGCGGCGTGGTCCTGATCGAGGTCAGCTCCGGGCAGGGCGCGCCGAAGCCGGGCGACTCCACCGGGCCGGGCGGCCCGGCGGTGCCACCGAATCCCGGCAACGGCCGGCCGCCGGGTCGCCGCTGA